The following is a genomic window from Hymenobacter gelipurpurascens.
CTTGGCGGGGCGTTATGGAATTAGTGGCCGGAGCGAAATGCACGAAATCGAAATACGGCGCGAAGTAGGTGCGGTACTCCTCCGCTGAGCCCCCGAATGGTGGCCCCGGCTGACTGAAGGTCGTATCGAACAACAGGCCTACGAGCGTTCCGCCGGGCCGCAGCAGAAGGGCACACTGCTGGGCGTAGGCCGGGCGAAGGACCGGATCGAGGGCGCAGAAAAAAGTCTGCTCCACCAATAAATCATACGGAGGCGTGGGTTCCAGCGTAAAAAAATCCTGTTGAAGCAAGTGGTCTACCGGAAAACCGGGAACCCGCGTCTGCAAATCGTGCAGCGGCTCGGGAGCCACGTCGGCTACCAATACATTCTTCCAGCCTGCATTATACAGATATTCAGCCTCATACGCACGACCAGCGCCCGGAATGAGAATACGCCGGTCGTCGGGGTGGCCTAGCTGCACAAAATATTCTCGCAGCGGGGGCGTTACCGAACCCGTATCCCAGCCGGTCTGGCCTATTGCGTAGCGTTGCTGCCAATATGTGGCATCGAGGTGAGATTCCGGTTGCATATGGCGGCAGGATTGTACCTTGGGACTTGACTGGGTGCGGAACTCCGTTATTTTTGCCCCAAAGGTAATGCCTCCGTCCGGACTACTCGGACTTCACTAAACCCCTCCTTCCATGGAACAAGACCACAACACCGACGAACCGAAGAACAACAACAAATGGCTCCTGCTCATTGCGCTGGTGCTGCTCTTGGTCGGCATCAACGGTTTTCTGTTCTACATGAATCGGCAGAAGACGCAGCAAAACGAGCAGCTGCAGTCGGAAGTACAGGTGAAAGACACCAAGCTGGAAGAGCAGATCAAACAGTATGAAGCCCTCAAGGCCGATTTTGAGCGCCAGAGCCAGGAAGTACAGGGCATGGGTCTCGCGAATGACTCGCTGCAAGCCAAAATTGCGCAGGTAAACGCCGACCTGCTGCGTCTGCGTTCCTTCAAAGCCGGCAGCTTCAGCATTGCGGAGCAGCGCCGCTACAAGCAGCGCGCTGCTAACTTCGAAAGCCAGTTGCGGAAAAAAGACGAAGAAATTGCGCAGCTGAAAGCTGACAATGAGGCGCTCTACACCGAAACAACCACGCTGAAGGAACGCCAGAACAAACTCACCGACACCATTTCTACGGTAGTTCGCTCCAACCAGGAGCTGTCGGAAAAGGTGACAATTGCCTCACGTCTGCAGGCTGAGAACATCCGCGTAGGTGTTATCAACAGCCGCAACAAAGAGAAAGACGACGACGATAACGAGTTCAAAGCCAAGCGCGTAGAGAAAGTTAAAGTCACGTTCAACCTGGCCCGCAACGACGTATCGCCGAAGGAAACCAAGCAGATCATGATGCGCCTGATTGAGCCCGATGGCGCAGCACTCTACAACCTGAGCACTGGCGGTGGCACGTTCACCATTGATGGCTCGGAGGCTTTCTATACGGCCAAGCAAGACATCGTGTACGACAATACCCGCCAGCCCGTGCAGTTCCTGTACGCCAAAGGCGCCCCCTACAAAGTGGGCCTGCACACCGTAGAGCTCTACGAAGGTGGTGTAATGATCGGTAAGACTACTTTCACGCTCAAGTAGCCAACTCTATCAATCCTCAGTACTAGAAAAGGCCACCCAAGCGGGTGGCCTTTTCTAGTATATGCTTACTTAGTAAGTGGCCTAGGCCTATAAGGCGGTCTTTACCTGTGCTTCGTATTTATCCAGCTGGGCCAAGGTGGCTTTGATATTTTCCGTGAACAGCACAATAACTGAACCCGGCTTTGCATGCGTCAGCACATACTCATTGGCATCGGGTTCGTTTTCGATGTAGGTGATGCGCAAGTCGGGGGCATCCAGGCGCAGGCCCCGCTCCATGATTTCCTTTAGCTGCTCGGCCGTTTTGCCGCGTAAGTCACGGTCTTGGCGCAGAATTACTTCATCGAAAATGCTGCCCGCAATCCTGGCGAAACCCAGCGTATCCTCGTCGCGCCGGTCGCCTAGGCCAGATATTACGCCTACTTTGTGCGTAGCTTCCGTAGCGTTCAGGAACTGGGCAAATTTCCCGATGCCATGCGTATTGTGCGCGTAGTCCACAATCACCTCGAAGTCGGGGAATTTGTACGTGTTCATACGGCCCGGCATTTTGGCTGCCGATGGGACAAACGTGCGCAATGCTAGCTTGATGTCCTCCTTATCGAAGCCGTAGCAGTAGCAAGCTAAAGCCGCCGCCAAGGAGTTTTCGATGTTGAAAGTAGCGCGCCCTCCGAACGTAATCGGGAATTCAGCGGCGCGGTCGATGCGAAGTTTGTAGCTGTTCTTATAAATGGTGATGTACCCCTCTTCGTACACCGCCGCTAGGCCACCGTGCTCAATGTGCTCTTTGATGCGCGGGTTGTCGTCGGTGATGCTGAACAATGCTACGTTGCATTCCAGCTTCTCCCGCATAGCGTACACCAGGTCATCATCGGCGTTGAGTACAGCCCAGCCTTCGGGGCGCACGGTGCGCGGCAGCACGCCTTTCACGGCGGCCATTTCCTCTACCGTATAAATATCCCGTAAGCCTAGGTGGTCGGCCGCCACGTTGGTTACCACGGCCACATCGCAGGTATGGAAGCCAAGGCCCGAGCGAAGCATGCCGCCTCGTGCCGTTTCCAGCACCGCGAAGTTTACCGTCGGGTCTTTCAACACAAACTCGGCGCTTTGCCCGCCGGTGCAGTCGCCGCTCTGCAGCTGCACGCCCTGTATATAAATACCGTTGGTGGTAGTATAGCCTACTTTGTAGCCTTTGGAGGCCACAATATGGGCCATCAACTGCGTAGTAGTTGTTTTACCGTTGGTGCCGGTTACCGCCATAATAGGAATGCGGGCGGTGCTTCCCTGTGGGAACAGCATATCCACCACCGGCGCCGCTACGTTGCGCGGCAAGCCCTGGGTAGGCGCAATGTGCATCCGGAAACCAGGAGCGGCATTTACTTCAATTACGGCCCCGCGTGTTTCGTTCAGGGGAACAGCAATGTCGTTGGTGAGCAAATCAATGCCACAGATATCAAGGCCAACGATGCCCGACACGCGCTCCGCCAACAACACATTGTACGGATGCACCAGGTCGGTTACATCGGTGGCAGTGCCGCCGGTGCTGATGTTCGCGGTGCTCTTCAGATACAGCTCCTGTCCTTGCGGCAATACGGATTCCAGCGTGAGGTCCTGTGCCTTTAGTATTTCCAGCGTATGCTGGTCGGCCTTGATGCTGGTAAGCACTTTTTCGTGGCCTATTCCCCGTCGTGGGTCCTTGTTTACTTCCTCAATGAGCTGCTGTATGGTGCTGGAACCATTGCCCACAACGGCGGCTGGTGTGCGCTTGGCGGCGGCAATGAGCTTACCATTCACTACCAGCAGCCGGTAATCGTGGCCTTCAATGAACTGCTCCACGATGACCGCGCGGGAATACACTTGCGCCGCTTTCAGACCTTCTACTGCCGCTTCCCAGTTCATAATGCGGATAGTAGCACCCTTGCCATGGTTACCGTCCAGGGGCTTCGTCACGATGGGAAAGCCCAGCTCTTCAATGGCGTCGCGTAGACCGTCTTCCGAATACACGGTGGTGCCGTTTGGCACAGGCACACCCGCATCGTTGAGCATGGCCTTTGTCCGATTTTTATTGCCGGCCACTTCTACTCCTGCATGAGAGGTGTAGCTGGTGGTAGTAGCCCAGATACGCTTCTGGTTGACGCCATACCCCAGCTGGATGATGCTGCTATTCTTCAGCTGAATGTAGGGGATGTTGCGGGTGGCAGCCTCTGCCACGATGCTGTACGTGCTAGGGCCAATAAATTCCTCTTCCCTGATTTCGTGCAGCTCATCAATGATAGGCTTCAGGTTCACGGGACGCCCATGGCAAATATCATCCACAAGCTCCACCGCCACTTCGGCAGCCATACGACCCGCACGTTCCTCCTGATAGGCAAACACCACAAACTCCACCCCTTCCTGATGCGCTGGATACGACTTGCCCCAATGTACTTGCATGCCGGCTGTGCGCTGCAGGGCCAGCGCTACGTGCTGAATAACGTGGCCTAGCGGCTCCCCATCAGTCAGTTGCTCCTGGGTTAGCGGAGGGTTTTTCTGAGCCGCTTTACTGGAGGAGTCAACGGGGGGCAGTTGCGCCAGCTCCGGCAGGAGCTCGGGCAATTGCTCGGCTAAAGCAGGAATCGCACTCGACCAGTTGTCGGCCAGGTCCTGCATGTCCACCTTCATCACAATAAGCTTGTAATGCTTAACGGACCAGTAGCTCGGGCCGCGCATCGTGCGGAGGTCAATAATCTTCATGGATGGTCAGGGAGAAAGAAGTAGTTGCGTGCGCGGTCTTACGCAAAAATGAAATGTAGGGATAATACGGCAAGAAAGCCTTTTTCTGTTCTAGGCAAACTCAACCGTGTAGTAGTATCATTCTCAGCCAGAAGGCTTCTCAGAAAATCTTACTCCGCCCGAAATCTACCAGGGTTATTCAGCACTACGTGACCCTTCGCGCTGCGCACTAAGTACTTTGGCTTACGGTGGCCTAGCAACTGAGTTCGGACAGGGCTAGGCCACTAAAACGCAAAAACCCCGGTCGGGGCTAATCGACCGGGGCACTAAGCGTACTCAGAAAACAGGAATTGTAAAGAGAGGTGACGAGCGGATTCGAACCGCTGTAGGAGGTTTTGCAGACCTCTACCTAGCCACTCGGTCACGTCACCAGTGGTTTTGAGGATGCAAACATACGCCTTAATCTGGCTTTTGCCAAAGTACAGGCCAGTTTTTCGCTTAGCCAAGCGGTAAGTCGTTGGGCATGTGCAAGAAATTTTACGTACCCTTGCCTCCTACTGGCCTTGCGGTGCCGAGGCTCATCGGCTGTACCAGTACGAGACTGGCCTAGCAATACAGATAGAAGCGCCCGACAGACCATCTAATTGCCGTCTGGTTTCGGGACCGTTTCTGAAGCACAAAAAAAGGCCCCGGATTTCTCCGGGGCCTTTCTTACTAAAGAGCAAGGGAAGCTTACGCTTTCTCGTCTTCTTTCTTGTCAGCAGCTTCGTCGCTTGACAGGGCGTTCTTCACGCTGTCAACTACGCCGCCAGCAACTTCCTTGGCTTTGTCAAGGATTTCGGAGTGCGAAGCAGCTTCTACTGCGTCGCCTACTACTTCCTTCGCCTTGTCCAGAGCGGCCGAAGCAGCACCAGTTACAGCAGCCAGGATACCACCTTCAGCGGGAGCTTCTTCTGTGGCCGGAGCCTCAGCA
Proteins encoded in this region:
- a CDS encoding class I SAM-dependent methyltransferase is translated as MQPESHLDATYWQQRYAIGQTGWDTGSVTPPLREYFVQLGHPDDRRILIPGAGRAYEAEYLYNAGWKNVLVADVAPEPLHDLQTRVPGFPVDHLLQQDFFTLEPTPPYDLLVEQTFFCALDPVLRPAYAQQCALLLRPGGTLVGLLFDTTFSQPGPPFGGSAEEYRTYFAPYFDFVHFAPATNSITPRQGRELFICLRRK
- the cphA gene encoding cyanophycin synthetase codes for the protein MKIIDLRTMRGPSYWSVKHYKLIVMKVDMQDLADNWSSAIPALAEQLPELLPELAQLPPVDSSSKAAQKNPPLTQEQLTDGEPLGHVIQHVALALQRTAGMQVHWGKSYPAHQEGVEFVVFAYQEERAGRMAAEVAVELVDDICHGRPVNLKPIIDELHEIREEEFIGPSTYSIVAEAATRNIPYIQLKNSSIIQLGYGVNQKRIWATTTSYTSHAGVEVAGNKNRTKAMLNDAGVPVPNGTTVYSEDGLRDAIEELGFPIVTKPLDGNHGKGATIRIMNWEAAVEGLKAAQVYSRAVIVEQFIEGHDYRLLVVNGKLIAAAKRTPAAVVGNGSSTIQQLIEEVNKDPRRGIGHEKVLTSIKADQHTLEILKAQDLTLESVLPQGQELYLKSTANISTGGTATDVTDLVHPYNVLLAERVSGIVGLDICGIDLLTNDIAVPLNETRGAVIEVNAAPGFRMHIAPTQGLPRNVAAPVVDMLFPQGSTARIPIMAVTGTNGKTTTTQLMAHIVASKGYKVGYTTTNGIYIQGVQLQSGDCTGGQSAEFVLKDPTVNFAVLETARGGMLRSGLGFHTCDVAVVTNVAADHLGLRDIYTVEEMAAVKGVLPRTVRPEGWAVLNADDDLVYAMREKLECNVALFSITDDNPRIKEHIEHGGLAAVYEEGYITIYKNSYKLRIDRAAEFPITFGGRATFNIENSLAAALACYCYGFDKEDIKLALRTFVPSAAKMPGRMNTYKFPDFEVIVDYAHNTHGIGKFAQFLNATEATHKVGVISGLGDRRDEDTLGFARIAGSIFDEVILRQDRDLRGKTAEQLKEIMERGLRLDAPDLRITYIENEPDANEYVLTHAKPGSVIVLFTENIKATLAQLDKYEAQVKTAL